Proteins encoded together in one Candidatus Omnitrophota bacterium window:
- a CDS encoding cell division protein FtsQ/DivIB, producing MRKNKNKSSQGTGFKKARAMALKVLGAALLILLALSFIIGYIWKSFIVSDYFKIKDIVTRDADTTMDLSYLKGKNIFDIDISYHAQHILRSCPSCSDVKLIRVFPNRLFVDFQRRRPLAIVKLNKDFVIDENGVIFYSLNQQSSNEDLPQLFGLEKKLSASMVGKRSSVRELWLALNIIKEMSRNNVLKDYKIKKIDVSNPANTSIFIRLSPKIPDYPDVKVVLVNDILEVKIGADNIKDKLVILAGVFLEGKQDLAGMSYVDLRFKKPVIKLNNDK from the coding sequence ATGAGAAAAAATAAAAACAAATCTTCGCAGGGGACTGGTTTTAAGAAAGCCCGAGCCATGGCTTTAAAAGTTCTTGGGGCGGCGTTATTAATTCTTCTTGCTTTATCTTTTATAATAGGATATATTTGGAAGTCATTTATTGTTTCCGATTATTTTAAAATTAAAGATATTGTTACGCGAGATGCTGATACCACGATGGACCTTTCTTATTTAAAAGGAAAGAATATTTTTGATATAGATATTTCTTACCATGCGCAGCATATCCTGAGGTCTTGTCCAAGCTGCAGCGATGTAAAATTAATCCGGGTTTTTCCTAATCGTTTATTTGTAGATTTTCAGAGGAGAAGGCCTCTGGCAATCGTAAAATTAAACAAAGATTTTGTGATTGATGAAAACGGAGTTATTTTTTATTCGCTAAATCAGCAATCTTCTAATGAAGACCTGCCTCAACTATTCGGGCTTGAAAAAAAGCTTTCTGCTTCTATGGTTGGTAAACGCAGCAGTGTAAGAGAGCTTTGGCTGGCTTTAAATATCATTAAAGAGATGAGCAGGAATAATGTTTTAAAAGATTATAAAATCAAAAAGATTGATGTTTCAAACCCGGCTAACACTTCAATCTTTATCAGGCTTTCGCCTAAGATCCCAGATTATCCTGATGTAAAAGTTGTCCTTGTTAATGATATCCTTGAGGTTAAAATCGGAGCAGATAATATTAAAGATAAACTGGTTATCCTCGCAGGGGTATTTCTTGAGGGAAAACAGGATTTAGCCGGTATGAGTTATGTAGATTTAAGATTCAAGAAACCGGTAATTAAATTAAATAATGATAAATAA
- the ftsA gene encoding cell division protein FtsA: protein MINNNYICALDIGSSKIAASVALFNKKRLTNVFFDYAPIRGVKEGAIVDAIELVGVITKLLKSLKAKSGINIKSLYANISGLDIDTKHSRAIIPLVERGNKVITVSDIQRVIEQARILGSNLEEEIIHEVPSGYTIDSKSNIANPLGLYSHKLEVDLYLVYGKLSSIQSLSRVISQSGYDMKDLFFSGLATSKVVFNEGLKEGTHIFCDIGSDITEILIFNDGVLRDMEILNIGGDYFTKQISDVLKIPVELAEEIKRSYGVIGDAERIGEEKEILVKKSNLYKPIKQKLVSQIITSSAQLICSSIKESIEKRIPAFEVRDFTVVGRTILLEGFIETMETILSMPVKMGRVSNSEIAPFVQENDSLSGQKYLTYLTCLGMICKSLEKGPLGVLPIQQPAKNLFVKTLNRFKEAYQEYF from the coding sequence ATGATAAATAATAATTATATTTGTGCACTGGACATTGGCTCAAGCAAGATTGCCGCAAGCGTCGCCTTGTTCAATAAAAAGCGCCTGACAAATGTATTCTTTGATTACGCACCGATTAGAGGCGTGAAGGAAGGCGCTATTGTTGATGCTATAGAACTTGTCGGAGTAATCACCAAGTTATTAAAGAGCCTTAAAGCAAAATCAGGGATAAATATAAAATCTTTATATGCGAATATTTCCGGGCTCGATATTGATACAAAACATAGCCGGGCAATCATTCCTCTTGTTGAGCGCGGGAATAAAGTTATAACGGTTTCGGATATCCAAAGAGTAATTGAGCAGGCGAGAATCTTGGGCTCTAACCTTGAGGAAGAGATAATCCATGAAGTTCCCTCCGGTTACACGATAGATTCAAAGAGCAATATTGCAAATCCCCTCGGTTTATACAGCCATAAACTGGAAGTTGATCTTTATCTTGTTTACGGGAAACTTTCTTCCATCCAGAGTTTGAGCCGGGTCATTTCGCAGTCAGGCTATGATATGAAAGATTTATTCTTCTCGGGGCTTGCAACAAGCAAAGTTGTTTTTAATGAAGGCCTTAAGGAAGGAACGCATATTTTTTGCGATATAGGTTCCGATATTACCGAAATTTTAATATTTAATGACGGTGTTCTCCGGGATATGGAGATTTTGAATATCGGAGGCGATTATTTTACAAAACAAATTTCCGACGTGTTAAAGATCCCGGTTGAGTTGGCGGAAGAGATAAAAAGATCATATGGAGTAATTGGAGATGCGGAGCGTATAGGGGAAGAGAAAGAGATTCTTGTAAAAAAGAGCAATCTTTATAAGCCTATTAAACAAAAACTTGTTTCGCAAATAATTACATCTTCTGCGCAGCTTATTTGTTCAAGCATAAAAGAATCCATAGAAAAAAGGATTCCCGCTTTTGAAGTCAGGGATTTTACTGTGGTAGGCCGAACTATTCTTTTGGAAGGTTTCATTGAAACCATGGAGACAATTCTTTCTATGCCTGTTAAGATGGGCAGGGTTAGTAATTCGGAGATTGCGCCTTTTGTCCAGGAAAATGATTCTTTATCTGGGCAAAAATACTTAACTTATCTTACTTGTTTGGGTATGATTTGCAAATCCCTCGAAAAAGGCCCTTTAGGAGTCTTACCTATTCAACAGCCAGCCAAAAACCTCTTTGTAAAAACCTTAAACAGGTTCAAAGAGGCTTACCAGGAGTATTTCTAA
- a CDS encoding YggS family pyridoxal phosphate-dependent enzyme translates to MVKDNLKKIRERIFSVCAKIKRNPETITIVAVSKGRTLEQIKEAIAAGLYNIGENRVQEALTKSNEQRAKWHMVGHLQTNKVKEAVKIFDLIHSVDSLRLAEEIDKQAKALDKIQDILIEVKTSPEATKFGFNPDEVSGAVKQISALMNVRVLGLMTIAPAVDNPEEARPYFRQLRELRDSINSLQLETCSLKLLSMGMTDDFEVAIEEGSDMVRLGKAIFEG, encoded by the coding sequence ATGGTTAAAGATAATTTAAAGAAGATTAGAGAACGTATTTTTTCGGTTTGCGCTAAAATTAAGCGTAATCCCGAAACGATAACCATAGTTGCTGTTTCTAAGGGTAGAACTCTTGAGCAAATCAAGGAAGCCATTGCCGCAGGCCTATATAATATAGGAGAGAATAGGGTTCAGGAAGCGCTAACCAAATCCAACGAACAGCGAGCCAAATGGCATATGGTTGGCCATCTTCAGACCAATAAGGTTAAAGAAGCTGTAAAGATCTTTGATTTGATTCATTCGGTGGATAGCTTGCGTCTGGCAGAGGAAATTGATAAACAGGCAAAAGCATTAGATAAGATTCAGGACATACTAATTGAAGTAAAAACTTCTCCTGAAGCAACGAAATTTGGTTTTAATCCGGATGAAGTTTCCGGAGCGGTTAAACAAATTTCTGCTTTAATGAATGTGCGGGTATTAGGTTTGATGACTATAGCTCCCGCAGTTGATAACCCAGAAGAAGCCCGTCCTTATTTCCGTCAATTGCGGGAATTAAGGGATTCAATTAATTCTTTGCAGCTTGAAACTTGCAGTTTGAAACTTCTTTCTATGGGGATGACTGATGATTTTGAGGTTGCGATAGAAGAAGGCTCTGATATGGTGCGATTAGGAAAAGCGATATTTGAAGGTTAA
- a CDS encoding pyrroline-5-carboxylate reductase, producing the protein MKTKIGIIGFGNMGSAIAQQLKNDYEIQCFDKDFNKTKDLLGIKVSQSVKDLVNGVNVIIIAVKPQDFSGILEEIKKFISLDKLIISIAAGISTSYIGEYLGMARVIRVMPNMPAKIGSGMTCLSKGSFATQEDIDFAENLFDYLGETLQIGEELMNAATAVSGSGPGFLCDLIDGKTLEEMKDFAENSFVPSLTASAISLGFTPEQAKILASVTSEGTIKIIEDTHASPKEIEKQVTSKNGTTEAGLKELKHDFKNLDAAAKAAAKRAEELSKG; encoded by the coding sequence ATGAAAACAAAAATTGGAATTATTGGTTTTGGGAATATGGGTTCTGCGATTGCCCAACAACTAAAGAATGATTATGAGATTCAGTGTTTTGATAAAGATTTTAACAAGACCAAGGATTTACTGGGGATAAAAGTATCTCAAAGCGTAAAAGATCTTGTAAATGGAGTTAATGTAATAATTATTGCGGTAAAGCCACAGGATTTTAGCGGGATCTTAGAAGAAATAAAGAAATTTATTTCATTAGACAAATTAATTATTTCTATCGCCGCAGGGATAAGCACTTCTTATATTGGGGAATATCTTGGTATGGCAAGGGTAATCAGGGTAATGCCGAATATGCCAGCTAAAATTGGCTCTGGAATGACTTGTTTGTCAAAAGGTAGCTTTGCTACGCAGGAAGATATTGATTTTGCTGAGAATTTATTTGATTATTTGGGCGAGACTCTCCAAATAGGCGAGGAGTTGATGAATGCTGCAACCGCTGTATCGGGAAGCGGGCCTGGGTTTCTTTGTGATTTAATTGACGGAAAGACTTTGGAAGAAATGAAAGATTTTGCCGAAAATAGTTTTGTACCTAGCCTAACCGCTTCTGCTATTAGTCTTGGTTTTACTCCTGAGCAAGCTAAAATATTAGCTAGCGTAACTAGTGAAGGAACGATTAAAATTATCGAAGATACACATGCCTCTCCTAAGGAAATTGAAAAACAAGTTACATCGAAAAATGGAACTACAGAAGCAGGGTTAAAAGAATTAAAACACGATTTTAAAAACTTAGACGCAGCAGCCAAAGCTGCAGCTAAACGTGCTGAAGAGCTATCCAAAGGGTAG
- the mtnP gene encoding S-methyl-5'-thioadenosine phosphorylase — translation MMGKIGIIGGSGLYKIEGVKNVKEVAVTTPYGKPSDKFITGSLEGKDVVFLPRHGVGHKLSPSEINYRANIFGMKKLGVERIISVTACGSLREDFKPLDFVIPDQFVDRTNQARPMTFFEKGIVAHIAFAEPTCIETAAIVNKAAVNLEFNVHLGATYLNMEGPAFSTRAESNLYRKWGMDIIGMTNMCEAKLAREAEICYVTLAAITDYDCWYKCEETVTLDMIIANLLKNVDNSKKIIKRIVKDMPEERTCPCCSALKDAICTDRKLIPEKVKKDLRIIIGKYVR, via the coding sequence ATTATGGGAAAAATAGGAATTATCGGTGGAAGTGGCCTTTATAAGATTGAAGGCGTAAAAAACGTTAAAGAAGTTGCCGTTACAACTCCTTATGGCAAGCCGTCCGATAAATTTATTACAGGTAGCCTTGAAGGTAAAGATGTTGTGTTTTTGCCGCGCCATGGCGTAGGGCATAAATTGTCTCCCAGCGAAATAAATTACCGTGCCAATATTTTTGGGATGAAGAAGCTGGGTGTTGAAAGGATTATTTCAGTTACAGCCTGCGGGAGTTTAAGAGAGGATTTTAAGCCGTTAGATTTTGTTATCCCTGATCAATTTGTGGATCGCACAAATCAGGCGCGTCCCATGACTTTTTTTGAGAAAGGAATTGTAGCTCACATCGCCTTTGCAGAACCAACTTGTATTGAGACAGCGGCAATTGTAAATAAGGCTGCAGTTAATTTAGAATTTAATGTGCATTTGGGAGCAACATATCTTAACATGGAAGGCCCCGCATTTTCCACGCGTGCAGAATCAAATCTGTATAGAAAATGGGGTATGGATATTATTGGTATGACAAATATGTGTGAGGCAAAACTTGCAAGAGAAGCGGAAATCTGTTATGTTACTTTGGCTGCAATTACAGACTATGACTGTTGGTATAAATGTGAAGAAACTGTTACTTTAGATATGATTATCGCTAATCTTTTGAAAAACGTAGATAATTCCAAGAAAATAATCAAGAGAATTGTTAAAGATATGCCTGAAGAAAGGACTTGTCCGTGTTGCAGTGCATTAAAAGATGCAATTTGTACGGATAGAAAGCTTATTCCGGAGAAAGTAAAAAAGGATTTAAGAATTATTATTGGGAAGTATGTGAGATAA
- the ileS gene encoding isoleucine--tRNA ligase: MDYKDTLNLPKTDFPMKADLPKREPLLLKEWYDQDLYRKIIDKSTGKPKYVLHDGPPYANGDIHIGHALNKTLKDIIIKYKTMQGFDSPYVPGWDCHGLPIEHQLFKELKISKYQISQVEFRKKAYDYALKYVANQKEQFKRLGVFGDWENPYLTLSRDYEEAIVTSFNELFKKGYIKRGLKPVNWCFKCETALAEAEVEYENHTSPSIFVKFKLEESKDFSSDSYLLIWTTTPWTLIANVAVAVHPDFMYSYIKTDKGNLIVASELLSNVLGKAGIENYELIKELLGKDLEGLSYQHPFGLRKGKVVLAPYVSREEGSGLVHTAPGHGAEDYLTGIKYKLEIVMPVDSRGKFDQSAGEFAGLNVYDANKLILEKLLSLNALLWSGSIQHSYPHCWRCKNPIIFRATKQWFLIIDHNDLRKKLTQAIDKDVTWIPSAGRERISAMVGLRPDWCLSRQRYWGVPVPALVCEECKEEFFDASVIEKFAKFCQAEGSDSWFIKDVKEFLPQDLVCPVCKKGKTFSKGADILDVWFDSGVSSQAVLKKRPELGGSPAALYLEGSDQHRGWFQSSLIPSMCIDNHPPFKNVLTHGFVVDGMGRKMSKSLGNVISPFDIIKDYGADILRIWVASSDYNEDIRISKEILTRLSEAYRKIRNTAKFILSNLYDFNPEVDKVKLEELRKIDKWILFGAERLVLEKVNKAYDNFEFYKAFQAIYEFCNIELSTFYLDMVKGRLYTYAAKSIERRASQTAMHEVLNVLVRVMAPILVFTADEIWKSMPKEEKLKIISSVHLLDWPFGKSESSLYGKGKDAFEELTPIISLVSDVTEKLEEKRSQGLIGSSFDARIILLTKDQNRYKYLYGLKDDLLEIFKVSEVVVEKKEELEASLIGKSFPDVGIVVEKALGEKCARCWNYKDSVGKLKEHPLICESCFKALARGV, from the coding sequence ATGGACTACAAAGATACTTTAAATTTACCTAAAACTGATTTTCCGATGAAAGCGGATCTTCCTAAACGCGAGCCGCTTTTATTAAAGGAATGGTACGATCAGGATCTTTATAGAAAGATTATCGATAAGTCTACAGGCAAGCCAAAATACGTTTTGCATGATGGGCCGCCTTATGCAAATGGCGACATCCATATTGGGCATGCTTTAAATAAAACTCTGAAAGATATTATCATAAAATATAAAACAATGCAGGGGTTTGATTCTCCATATGTTCCGGGATGGGATTGCCACGGGCTTCCTATTGAACATCAGCTATTTAAAGAACTAAAAATCAGCAAATATCAGATTTCACAGGTTGAATTTAGAAAGAAAGCCTATGATTATGCCTTGAAATATGTCGCAAATCAAAAAGAGCAATTTAAGCGTTTAGGTGTTTTCGGCGATTGGGAGAATCCCTATTTGACTTTAAGCCGTGATTATGAAGAGGCGATAGTTACTTCTTTTAATGAATTGTTTAAGAAGGGCTACATTAAGCGTGGGCTTAAGCCTGTTAACTGGTGCTTTAAGTGTGAAACTGCGCTTGCTGAAGCAGAGGTGGAATATGAAAATCATACCTCGCCATCTATATTTGTAAAATTCAAATTAGAGGAATCAAAAGATTTTTCCTCTGATAGCTACTTGCTTATCTGGACGACTACGCCTTGGACGCTGATTGCTAATGTTGCGGTAGCAGTGCATCCTGATTTCATGTATTCTTATATTAAGACAGATAAGGGAAATTTAATTGTTGCAAGCGAGCTTTTAAGTAATGTGCTGGGAAAAGCAGGAATTGAAAATTACGAATTAATAAAAGAATTATTAGGAAAAGACTTGGAAGGTTTATCTTATCAACATCCTTTTGGATTAAGAAAAGGAAAAGTAGTTTTAGCTCCTTATGTCTCAAGAGAAGAGGGAAGCGGGTTGGTGCATACGGCTCCGGGACACGGCGCAGAGGATTATCTTACAGGCATAAAATATAAGTTGGAAATTGTAATGCCGGTTGACTCGCGCGGTAAATTTGATCAAAGCGCTGGAGAGTTCGCAGGCCTGAATGTTTATGATGCTAATAAATTAATTTTAGAAAAATTACTTAGTTTAAATGCACTTCTTTGGTCGGGCTCTATTCAGCATTCCTATCCTCATTGCTGGCGCTGCAAGAATCCGATTATATTCCGTGCCACAAAACAGTGGTTCTTGATAATTGACCACAATGATTTAAGGAAAAAACTTACCCAGGCAATAGACAAAGATGTGACTTGGATACCATCTGCTGGTCGAGAAAGAATTTCTGCGATGGTGGGCTTAAGGCCGGATTGGTGTTTGTCACGCCAGCGCTATTGGGGGGTGCCTGTCCCGGCATTGGTTTGTGAAGAATGCAAAGAAGAATTTTTTGATGCAAGCGTAATAGAGAAGTTTGCAAAATTCTGCCAGGCAGAGGGCTCTGATTCCTGGTTTATAAAAGATGTTAAAGAATTTCTTCCGCAGGATTTAGTTTGCCCGGTTTGTAAAAAAGGAAAAACTTTTTCTAAGGGCGCGGATATTTTGGATGTTTGGTTTGATTCGGGAGTCAGCAGCCAGGCAGTATTAAAAAAGAGGCCTGAATTAGGAGGAAGCCCTGCCGCATTATACCTTGAAGGCTCTGATCAGCATAGAGGATGGTTCCAGTCTTCATTAATTCCTTCAATGTGCATTGATAACCACCCGCCGTTTAAAAATGTATTAACTCATGGTTTTGTGGTAGACGGAATGGGTAGGAAAATGTCAAAGTCTTTGGGCAATGTAATTTCTCCTTTTGATATCATCAAAGATTATGGAGCAGATATCTTGAGGATTTGGGTAGCTTCAAGCGATTATAATGAGGATATCCGTATCTCTAAAGAAATACTCACCCGGCTTTCAGAAGCTTATAGAAAAATCAGGAATACCGCGAAATTTATCTTAAGTAACCTTTATGATTTTAATCCTGAGGTTGATAAAGTAAAATTAGAAGAATTAAGAAAAATAGACAAATGGATATTATTTGGTGCAGAGCGTTTGGTTTTAGAGAAAGTAAACAAGGCTTATGATAATTTTGAGTTTTATAAGGCATTTCAGGCAATATATGAATTCTGCAATATAGAATTATCCACTTTTTACTTGGATATGGTTAAGGGAAGGCTTTATACGTATGCTGCTAAATCCATTGAAAGAAGGGCTTCCCAAACTGCTATGCATGAAGTGCTTAATGTTTTGGTTAGGGTTATGGCTCCGATCTTAGTCTTTACTGCGGATGAAATCTGGAAGAGCATGCCTAAAGAGGAAAAATTAAAAATAATTTCTAGCGTCCATCTTTTGGATTGGCCGTTTGGAAAATCAGAGAGCAGCTTATATGGCAAGGGAAAAGATGCTTTTGAAGAATTAACTCCGATTATTTCATTGGTTTCCGATGTTACCGAGAAATTAGAAGAGAAACGTTCTCAGGGCTTAATCGGAAGTTCTTTTGATGCAAGAATAATTCTGTTGACAAAAGACCAAAACCGTTATAAATATTTATACGGCTTAAAAGATGACTTATTGGAGATTTTTAAGGTTTCCGAAGTGGTAGTTGAGAAAAAAGAAGAGTTGGAAGCCTCTTTAATAGGTAAATCATTCCCAGATGTCGGAATTGTTGTAGAAAAAGCTCTTGGAGAAAAATGTGCCCGCTGCTGGAATTACAAAGATTCAGTAGGTAAGCTTAAAGAGCATCCTTTGATTTGCGAGAGTTGCTTTAAGGCTTTAGCGAGAGGAGTATAA